The Primulina eburnea isolate SZY01 chromosome 12, ASM2296580v1, whole genome shotgun sequence genome includes the window AGACAGTCCTTCAGATGACATGGATCTGAATGAACAATTCAAACAGTTTGATAGAGAAAAAGAAACGATAACTCAAGCTGACCAACATCCTACATCTGATCCTTCCATTGATCAGATTCTCAAAGAAACTTTGCACCCTCAACAATGTGAAAAGCTTAAGAAAAACTCAGTGACCACACACTGTTCACAAGCTCTTCCTGAAATTTCACTGCTTACATTAGCAGAGATGCTGCATACCCTAGACAGAATGATTACTCCTGAAATAACTTCAATATCTGCTCCAGAAACTGATGCATTGATCACTATGGCTATACCACGACAATCAATAGCAATAGTTGATTCCAATTTGGATGATGCATCCATGACAGAATAGAAAAGTCCTCAACAAATACATACAACAGATCAGACGGATGTAGCATATTCGACTCAGCTCTCATCTATTGATGAAATaattcacaacatctttcaaaTTACATGCATCATTACTCCACAAAGCTACTGACTCAAGAAGAAAAATAAGTAGAAATACGAACAGATCATATCGATGAGGATCTTGAACTGGAAATACCTACATCCTTTCAAACAGAACAAGAAGTGGCTGAACTTGAGCTGACACACACTTCTCCACCAATCTTTCCTCCAAAGTTCCAAGATCAAGATCAAGGACATAATCCAGAATTTCCTTAATTTGATGGAATCCACTTCATTCATCAATCACTGATGAATATGCATAATGACATCACTTGATTTAGGGCCGATCAGATGTAATCTTCTCTGGATCTTGATCTTTTCAAAACAAAAACATATTAGTGAAGTACTTACCATTATGAATATGCATTCCCTTCAGATTTTAGAACTTAAAGATACTCAAAACAAACACACTGCTGATCTTATCTGCCGAATTGAGAAGCAAGAATATGTGATGACATGACATATTGAAACCCTTGGGACCTAGATCTCCGAGATAGTTATATTTCTACAAGGCGGAAAGGCTGAGGAAGTAAAGCAAGAcaaacatataaaataaaacaaaggaAATAACTAAAGAACTCAGACCCCCCTATAGACCCTTCCACTTCCACCCCTTCTCATAGAATCTAAAATGACATAATATATTGTCCTTCATTAGGCTCAGGGTCCTAATAAAATAAAGCAAGAcaaacatataaaataaaacaaaggaAATAACTAAAGAACTCAGACCCCCCTATAGACCCTTCCACTTCCACCCCCTTCTCATAGAATCTAAAATGACATAATATATTGTCCTTCATTAGGCTCAGGCTCCTAAAGCAACATACGCCTATAGTGGTTAGGAAGTTGGTTACATTTATGGTTGGATCAAGAGAAGGGGGTCTCAGGCAGTGAGAGCGAACCAAAAATAATCGGTTCGGCTAGCTCTTGTGAGAGGTATGGTTCTCCCCAATAATTGGTGCTCGGTTTATATGGAACAAACCCAAGGTGACCTTTTCGGTATGAACAAACTTAAGGAGGGGGGCTACAATAATAGGAATTTGAAAGTACCTAAAGAGAAGTCCTAAGGAAAGAAGGGTTGAGTAAGAATACGAGGTTGCGTCTGCATACATGTTGACCTCCTGGACTATCGAAGGGTTAGGGCTAGACattctaaaaaataaaaacttacTAATAAGAATAAAAAGGATCGAGCACAAAAATCCAATTGAGAATCGCTTGGTAATTGTGCAGAATAATGACACGAAAAGAGAAAAAGTGAAAATGAAGGAGGGGGCCACATATTTATAGGAAAAGATGAATGATGGTGACTATTAGATCAAGATGGGTCCTACGACCCAGATTGAGGATGTAATTCGAATGGTGGCCTCAAATGAACTAGCATATAATTGTGGCCATCTATTCTTTTATCAATGAACAACATTAGGATAACACAAATCATGGACTAACACAAACTACTCCGGTTGGCCCCGCCTCGATCCAAATACTTGGTCTAAACTTATACTTCTTttagattaaaaaaaatgaagtaATACTGATATCATCGGGTAGTTGATCCAACACGAGAACGATCTGACACACTTTCGAATGTGAGCTCATTCACAAAGGTGTGTCATGCCCATATCTATTACAAGTAAATATGGCGAGGGCCGAAACTCTAAAAAGAGTCTGAAATGGTTATGCCTAGGAAAGCATTTCATGAATATAAAGTTCCAGGATAACCGAGCATTCGCTATGACTATTTAAGCTGGGCCATGACTAATATTACGAAGAGTTCTCTAAAAATGGGATACATATGTAAATATTTAGTGATAAGGGAAGAATCTGGAagatattaatatttattaaaatttatcaaatatGATGTAAATCAGTATGAATCAGGCAACAAATTACTTATTTGAAGTAACTTTCCTTAATAGATTTATTCTCATACAAGGCATATGACCCTTCTCAgctctataaatatcaggtacTCCCTTTGATCTTGAACATGCACACATTATTATCACTAAGTACCGTTTTCTCTTCCACTCTTAAGTTTTTCACAATACCGATTTAAGTATCGGTGAGATCACACCAGAAACATTTTACTTGCCCTTTAACTCTTGTTCGTCCGTGCCGATCCTCATCAAAGCTCTATCCGACCCGCACctcaaatacaaaaaaaaattggctCATCAGACCGGACCTGAGATATTTTTTGGTTACATCAAatgtttttttccaaaatttaatGGTTGGGTCAACGCTACAAGAGCGTGTTAGAGtcttatacatacatatatgtcTTCATGTATGTATTCTAGTGTTTTAGGGGCACAtgtcatgtatatatttttatattttcttgtatttgAGTAGCTTTTTTACGGTGTGGCTGATTTTTGGATTTTGAGtctatttttatgttaaaagattaCCCTTTCcaattctttttcttgatttataaCATTTTTTAACCTTTTTTTCCGTTTATAATCTCCATATTTGTAAATTGAAAAGAAGCTCatttagaaaaataaataaacatgttatattttaaaattaagttATATGTAAAGTCATGTACCAAATTACCCCAAGTTATAATCCCATACGCCACCTTGTGCTGTAAACATGACAAACAAGTGTTTATGAGAAATTGTGTTCAAATCTAAAACATTCATtactttttttataaaaaaatcctACTAaacttatttatttttaaataaaattcgaaTCATCCATACCAAAATAAATCAACGTTTCAAAATCTTAAttgcataaaaatccataaattgtCATCATAATCATATGTCAACATTTTAACAATAATCCAAAattaaacttcaaaataaagtatGAATTTCTAAATAGAAAATCCTCAAAATCTTTTCTTAAAAACTTTAAATACTAAGAAAGTGCGGAAATACATGTCTATCGGGAGTGTATTGTCGGattcgatccactcaagcgtcagcgcaTCCCTCAATCTCATCCTCACCTCCAGCCATCCAAACCTAGCGAGTCTAATGATTCAGCACGTTCTAACCATACGTAGCAAATAGTACATACACAGACACATGCACTAAAaccatatttttaattaaataagctTAGCATAAATTTGTAAGGGTAAATgaatcataaatcatttaatcgTAAAACTTTCCATAATCGTATATcatttttgggtgaagtttgatatttgaaaatgacTAGCTGTAATCCTATCATCatgtggtcgactgatcagtctaaACTCACCATTGTACATGGAGACGGGCACGAGGACTCGTCAAAAGTGGAAATATGATCGTCGGGCTCCATCTGGGCCTTCTCCCGTGAacgggctctctctggggccttctccctgTCATTATtcccaatcatatcatatcatgtttGTCACGGTCatagtcaattcacatcattaaaaatattttctttcctttttattcataaaatattGTGTCCTTCAAAATtcgtaaaataaaattttaataggAAAAAGCGTACATCTTtagcatatatcataaaattccatattttcatcataacctttttaaaatatcatttaatatGTATTCTGATTCTTTGGTACATAGCGAGACCTTTCGTACTACCCGAGACATAAAATGACAATTTTACCTTTGGACTctaaaattctcgattttgattttttcttacATTTATTGACTCGAGCATATCCCAAATCATCATGTAAGTTTATATTTGACTTTTAACatttttcttagacgtaaacccgaGCCTTTCGATTTATTGACTTAATAATTAAACCATCAAGCGTTTTATTCCCAAATTAATTccaaacttaaaattttcttcccaaattttgAACAAAGTTTTTCATACCTAAAATACTCCCGTGAGCCATGAACCATCCCCCATGAGCCACGGTTCGAGCCCCCTTATTTTCTCCTGTTCGAACCCTAACATTCTTAGGACCACTCGTCTCGCCCAAACcacgagccaccaccgagccatGCTGGACCAGACCTTACCCTGACCATGTGCAGACACTCCTAGACCACCCTGGACTCACCCTGACCAGCCTAACCCTAAGCCGTGAAAGTTCTCTTCTTCTTCCTAGCCCTCGATTCTGGCCCCTCTTCAAGACACAATCTCCCAACGCCTAGCCATCCCTAGACCACTCTCCTGGACCCTTCCTAAACCCTTCCTGAACCCGACCAGACCCGCGCACCAGCCCCGCCCCTTGCAACCCGCCACATAAATACGTGAGTTAAGAGTCCTAGAGCTTGCAGAGTCTCTTTTTTCCCGCTGTCGCCGAGTCCAGCCACCAAAGACCCATGTATCTCACTTGGTTGCAGCCAACACAGGACCCTTACCTAGCCCTGGACGGCCCCTGTTGTGTTTCCCTCTTGGTCGAACCACTTTGTCTCTTGAGCCCCAAGGATAACCCTAGGTCGACTCTCCCTTAGCCTTTCATGTCTCTAGCCCATGTTTCTCCCTTAAAAGACTCTTTATCCATCCCTTAAACATCTTATATTGGCAGCATACCCATTATAATTCATAACCCGCTCATATAcgcataaaatcataaaatttgagaataatTGTCAAAGCGGTGACTATTTTGGACTCAATTGTTTTTCATGCAAGCAAACATCAATCGTgtataatatgatttgaattatgcataaataaGGATTAGAAGTGTGGCTCTACTAATTTAAAATGGtgctaatttttatttttttgtaaagctcacattttcagaaataaacatttaaatagttTTCATGCATACAACCCTATCGAAAAATatgacatttttttaaaaataatcgtaaaCAATAGACAAATAAAACACCGTAGTTTAAAAATTGTCAACTCGGCCCTCAATCATGCATGAATAAAATAAAACGGGTAAAATTATGAGAATCAACAGAATATCATAAAAACTTACAACACTGATCATGTCTACTAAACGTGAATAAAAAACGTGACGTGTGGAAAAGTGTGGTCTTCGGGTCATGAGCGCACATCCAGCCCcacctactcagagttcggcgcCTCTTGTCTCCTCATCCAagtgctcacctgcatcacgcacgcctagtgagtctaaagactcaacacacatatACCGTCAATAGTAAATACATATACatggcacacagcagtgaaaaactGTATTCAACATACAAATTCATGATCATAGAAAAAACGTATGCATATCATAACCTGTCAAAACATAATCATAACCATAGCATGTATCATTATATCAACATATATTAGTTcgttttcttaatttgaatttcattCGTTAGCTAACACTTTCGTATTATCATGTGAATCGGATCCATCTACGAGTAACCACAGTACCCGGTGGCTgagacatcagcgacagtattATCCGCCCACTGaaccttggccttacatatcatcgtattaacgtattcgtattagtcacaaccaactcccttacttcaaaacatgtcatcatgataatcatcacttaataaaacttGCATAtgcataaacttttcttaaaatcaagcatgcaacgtaattttcataattacctaaaaatcatatacatgatgcataaacattcaaaaacatgataaaattgtGCTCAAAACGCTGGCAAAACTAAAaactcaccccgggtgcaaaaagatcattttgcccttggaaacccaaaatgaccgttttacacTGAACCACTAAATTTCGACCTGAAGCTTACCAAAATtcttaaaacatcccaaaacatatttatgaatattccttagacgtaaactcgagctcgtTTCAAAACGTgatcgattcgttttaaaacttggaccggggtcccggttttaacccgaatcaacccgaaacatTACGAAAATTTTCCCAACTCAATTAATGTCTTAAATCTACTAGACCAGCCCCTAAACCAACAATTACAGGACACCTACGACTCACGGAAATCATCCCAACGGCTGTTGGAGTTTTATAGCACAAGTTCCCTTCGCCCTACCCGAGCCTTACACACTATCCCTTCGACTCAAGCCCCAAACCACCAAGGCCGGACCCTAGCTAGCCACCCTAGGACCATGACCAATAACAATGGACCTCACTGGACTAACCCTAAGCCCACCGACACTCCATGCATGCCCAAATGCCCGGAGATCGCAAGGAGCCCTAGCCGCCTCCACTACAACCACTCGGCCTTCAACCCACACCACCAAGTCGTGACTCTAGCCTAGTGACACCACACTTCTCGACTTGTACCGCCCCTTATGACACTTACTCGGCAGTCCCTTGCGTCCTTGCAATAAAAATGTGAGAGGTGAGAAGGTTTTATCCATATATCATACCAACCGAAGACATAATCAAAATATCATGCATGGACTGAACATTAAACACACGAAGCACACAAAACCGCAGGTATATGACGCGAATGATGCGAAAACGAAACTGTATGGCGTTCCTTTATGATTTATGAACTAAAACTTGAAGAATTCCACGTCGGGGAGGCGTCGGAGGAGCAGGGAAAGACCTCTTCTTGAAAGACAACAATGGCCGAAGCCCTAGCTAGAGAAAATCGAGAGGAAGCTTCTGAATGGAGGGGGAGGGTCGGCTGCTATGTGTTAATTAGGTTTAGGGCTAGTGAAAGTAGGTTATGTTTATTTAAAATGCACTAATGGGACctcaattataattttaaaaggattaaaatgatttttgagCTCATTTATCAATAAAACAAACCCAACAAGCCCAAAAatgctcccgaaaaatatttcgctttggtacgtttttgaaaatatcgcaTGAGCCCTCAAAAAGTCATCTGAATCGTTAAAATTTGCATACTAATAAAAATTACGACTGACGAGTAAAAATTACCCATCAAGGCCCATTTTCGAAAAACACCCTTAAAAACACCTCATAATAaaattaatcatataataaaaataattttcctgataattcCCCGATCTCCGTTCTTTGATCGAGcatgaaatgcatctagaaaccttaatgcgtgaacttttaaaaatttggTGAAATAATTTCTAACCATACAATAATTATGCaccaaatgcataaaaataaataaacgaataatttaaataaaaccctagattgcatgcattcaggttacaTAAATTAAATTTCCCGGACCTTACAAGAAGCATGTCTTTGAGTTAAAAACGCTCGAATATTCGATCGTTGGCGTGGGTTGCGAAGAGGGAAGAACGAGCGACGAAAAATCCTTGAATTTTTGCACtccaaatttcgaattttattgtGTGTGGTGTGTGCAAATTTCGGCTGAATGGAGTCTCTAGAACCCTAGtttcttatttattattttcgaaaatttaggTGTTAATGTGTTAGGGTTTTGGGTTTTTTCTTAGGAATAATTAGGCCCACTAATCTTaggtaaattaggcccattaagacctatttaattgtaaaataaaattttattataaatttttcaaaaataataatttttgggcCTTTAAAAGTCTTTCGTTAGACTAAAACCGACTTCCCGGATAAAATAGAGCTCGcttcgtaaaataatttggacTCCAGCATTTCTAcaaaattttaatcatattatcaAGCCTCAAAACATTtatggaaaaatatttttatcgtTTTCGTCTCCAATTTCTTTTCCCAAGCTTATTATTGAATGTCCAAAAAAATCTTTAGTTTACATGAAATAATGCAATTAGATCTTCAACtatatattatgtattattttagcACTTAAAACCAATTAAacaaaacaattaaaaaatttgaagaATTTGCATATATGTGACttacgtggactgatttttGGACGTTACAAAATCTCATTTgcaaaaatttgacaaattgCAAGCTTCACAAATGAGATGAATACAAAGTACAAACAAATGTAATTGAGAAACCTCCAAACAATTTCTACACCCAACTTAACTCTTTTGTTTAGTACTATCTTGGGAAGAGGAGAGATAGAGGTTGAGGAGCCTAATATTTATTTGGAAGATTACCTCATTGTATAATCCagattttgaatattttgacttttactaatataatttttattcttCTGTTTCAGTTTCTATttcaaaaaatcaaatatattttcaTTTCTATATGCATGCATAGAATTGCTTCTGATCTTTAACAAAATTCTTAAATAAATATGCTTAATAAATCGCTTTTTAAACCAAGTCTTCTGTATTCAAATTAatctttaataattttttttattcttttaaaaaaCTTATTTATGGCCACCCCCAATGCAGAATAACACAATTGACTTATTTAGCATAAATAAAACTCAGTAGCCTCTATTCTTACCAACCTTGGACTCTACTGCCCATTTTTTCAGTCAAATGCTCAAGaacctcctcctcctccccTCTCTCTCTATCTATATctttatgtgtgtgtgtgtgtgtgtgtctatatatatatatatatatatatatatatatatatatggatggATAGATAGATGTCTCACTCGTATATACAATAGTTCAATATTCATAAAAAAGAGAATGGAACaattgatgatagccttgagttttcattctcttctgtttttttccttttcattcTATATGAGCTTGCTACTGAAACAAGAGATCAATGCTGCTACCTCCTGAATTATGAGTGCCACAAACCTAACCATGACAGAAAAATTAGTACAAAATTCTGCGGCGATATCATTAGTCGAAACAAAAATCTTGGCCTCCAAGAGCACCAGTTCTTCATGCGTGCCCTCGTGAATTCAGGGATAGGAGAAGAGACTTGCGTCAGTCCCTTCTCTGACATCAAGAATAGTAAACCGTTATAAAATGAGGCATGATGTCAAAACTTCCAATCTCACGGGCATGGGATGCAGTGCAAGCCTCACTTCCATCAATCTTGTGCAgaactttttcaagtaaaaAAAGAATGCTTTTGCGCGGTTGTGGTAACTTCTGAGTCCGTAGCTCCAAACTAGTATTCGGGGAAAGACAAGTCGATCATCCTTACCAACTGCTTGTTCCGCTCAGGAGGATGCTCGATTCTCCTGACGAACAACAGAGCTTTTAAAGATGGAGCAAAAATGTGGTTGAACTGCCTGGTGAGTACTAATTTGGGAGCTAGTGATGAAGCACACACTTGTTGCAAGCAAAAGGAGGGTGATCATGGAAAACATGGATTTTTTCTTGGTAAGAACCTCCCGAAGGTTACTGCTCGGGCTTTAACCAAGAATATAGCAGAGTTAGCACCAAAACTTATGCCATTAACAGAACTTATTAGCTATGCAGCGCTGAAATATGCGAAAAGAGCAGCAATTCTCAATCTTAGAGCCGGTACAGATAATTTCTGTTTACATCCTGGTGGAACGGCTATGATTGAACAAATTAGGAAAGGTTTGGGGCCAACTGAGCATGATGTGGAGCCATCTAAAATGACTCTTCAATGATTTGAAAACACGTCGGCCAGCAGCCTCTGGTTCATGCTGGGGTACATGGAGGCACGGAAGAGGCTCAAGAAAGGTGACAAAGTTTGGATGATCAGTTTCGGTTCTGGTTTCAAGTGCGATAGCTGTGTGTGGGAAGTTGTTCGGGATTTGGTGGAGGGAAATGTGTGGGAGGATATAATCGCTGACTACCCTTTGAAGACCATACATAGTCAATACTTACATGCAACAATATGGTTGGATCTTCGAAGAGAAATCGGAGTCGTACAAAGGTGAAGAACCAAAGAATCCAAAAATTCCAGTCTTCTGCAGACCAACATCTAATAGGGGTAAAATGAAGTGTTTCGAGGTTGTGGGGATTAAACTAGCCGTTACAAATAAGAACTTTTCTTTCGTTCCTTCCATCGAGGAACGCAAGGAACGCAATGATATTAGTTGATTCCGGCATCAATATCTGCATATGAAGACTACTAAGTGATGGTGTTCATTCAAGTACGTGCACAACATATTGACACAGAAGATATTTCCTCGCAAATAAGAATCATTATATCTGCCACAAAGTAACATTGCAAAAGTAAAACGAAGAGATACATAATCTGCTACATATGGTAGATCCAACCTTTCAGTAGCTCTTTGCAAGAGTTCCGAACAACTATCAGCAGAAAAGAAAAAACATACAATTTTTTTGATTCTTCCATCTAGCTTACTATAATACGACAAATGTAATAATATTGCTACTCATCTATCACAAAAACCACATTGTTCTTCTTTGCAAAATAATGTGTTGTATGATCCACCACCTGCACAGAAGAACAAAAAAACATAATTAATCATTACCGTGAGCAGGTGTTAACACTAGGTCAATTAACTGTCGTACGTTGGTTTATCTCCTTAAACATGCTAAATGATTAACAAGACTACGAACTTAAATGTCGAAATACCTTGCGCTGGAAAATCAGATTGGTgacaatttaatgaaaatttttaGAAACCCCTCCAGTGTATTTGTATCACATCTATAAAATAGCTGAGTTCCAGGGCAGTACAGACACGACTTCCAAGCCAACTTGAAGAAATGCACAATACCTTTTCTACTCAAAAGAAATTAAAGAAAAGGATTCCAATTGAAAATGAGGAACAAGCCTATGATAGTTACAAGATCAAGAAAAATATAAGCATCAAGCATCTAATGCGGGTCCGAATATATTTGAGCTTCAGCAGGTCTGAAGCTCTATAACTTCAAACAACGGCGTTGCAATTAATATTCTCACAAGCAACACTGCCTCAGAAGAACTTTTAATGTTGTCCACCAGAACACTAAAATTCTAATCAGAGAACAATTCAGTGATCAGAATCTAAGCAAATGAATATAAATCTGATGATCAAGTCAATAGATTTATGACAATAAATTAGTACCTTTGTCAACATAATTCAAGGTACCCTTCTGTTACAAAAGGTTCCAATTTATTTTTACGATAATAGTTCCTCAGAGCAAAATCAATGTTTCCACCAAACTGACAGGTGATCAAGTAAATGAATTCTAATAATAAATGTAAGAAAAAATTGCTGAATTCCACAAAGGTAGTTCTTTGAGAAGCACCAGTGTTGATAAAAACATTTCCATGATTATGGCCCACCAATCCTAGTTTATATTGTTAAATTAACTCACCTTTACAGAATAATTGTCTCCATTTATACAACTTTTGAAACAACCTTAAGATACTCAGCCTAACAATGTCAATCACTAATTACTAATTACGTTACAGGAGTTAAAAGCAAGAAGTGCTCACATTTGTATTGCTCAATTCCAGattatagaagtccattgtttTGTGAAGGAATAATGGGCCAGCATGCCATGTACCCTTATTAAGCTTCAAAAACTTGGGACctgaaattttaaaaacacGCACACCATCAACTGCTGGAGGGACATAAAAATGACCACAATGTGATTGCAAAATGTCTGCTCCAACGGCGCCGTTGATTTCACTTGGATCAACAAGAGATGGTTTTGCAACTCCAAGATACCATGAATGACCACCAATTGAACCAAGGCACTGGGTCACACTGGCGTGGTGTGTAATCGAGGAAAATTTGAGATGCCTGCCTTCTAGATGCATGACAGACAGCCTGGTAAAATGCAACAAATAATATTTAACTATCATTTATACCAAAGTGTATAATGTAGTTATATCACAAAACCAAATCTTTAGAAAAAAATGAACGAATTAttactcaataaaaatcagaaaatctccTCATTATCAACAAGAACAACAAATTTACAAATGAAAAAG containing:
- the LOC140808302 gene encoding uncharacterized protein; this encodes MATTSNYLTEIRLNPIEATPESFHEFGQLVEASPDGDKFGPHDAQLDLSRGIPRLSVMHLEGRHLKFSSITHHASVTQCLGSIGGHSWYLGVAKPSLVDPSEINGAVGADILQSHCGHFYVPPAVDGVRVFKISGPKFLKLNKGTWHAGPLFLHKTMDFYNLELSNTNVVDHTTHYFAKKNNVVFVIDE